A window from Pseudomonas sp. MRSN 12121 encodes these proteins:
- a CDS encoding polyurethanase translates to MGVFDYRNFKGEAGKALYSDALALTLYAYAPTGQALASGWKPISAGQLGYQGTVGPEGTFFGEQPGFTTANVEVLGRYDDAGKLLSIGIAFRGTGGLGLGDTLGDIKNDLLAAFGPSGYADDYSKNAFDQLFTRVAEFARNQGLNGQDVLVSGHSLGGLGVNSLAQLSGEHWGGFYADAQYVAFASPTQSAADKVLNIGYENDPVFRVLDGTTFNASSLGAHDKPQASATNNIVNFSDHYASTLENLLPQSILNPLSWSAHSSAGYADGLNRVVDSAFYDLTSRDSTLIVSTLSEGNRGSTWVEDLNRNAEPHKGSTFIFGTDGNDLLKGGRGNDFIEGRDGNDTFRDDGGYNILLGGKGHNVFDLQQSLSKFSVVNDGDGSLYVRDAYGGISMTRDIGAITSKEPGFLWGLFSKEVTHSVTDQGLLAGNQLTPYNHSLNGDAYGNALAASVDGDWLFGHGGDDVLRSDKSDVTFVGGAGNDVMYSSGGGANTFLFSGAFGFDAIHGYQGSDKLVFMGVAGAGQGYDYTQHLTQSGQDTLLSVGDYAVTLVGVAPDSLSAGGIVFA, encoded by the coding sequence ATGGGTGTATTTGACTACCGCAACTTCAAGGGCGAGGCGGGCAAAGCGCTGTACAGCGATGCCCTGGCGCTGACGCTGTATGCCTACGCGCCCACCGGGCAAGCGCTGGCGTCGGGCTGGAAGCCGATTTCCGCCGGGCAGCTGGGCTACCAGGGTACGGTCGGGCCCGAGGGCACCTTCTTCGGCGAACAGCCGGGCTTCACCACGGCCAACGTCGAAGTGCTGGGGCGCTATGACGACGCCGGCAAGCTGCTGTCGATCGGTATTGCCTTTCGCGGCACCGGCGGCCTGGGCCTGGGCGATACCCTGGGCGACATCAAGAACGACCTGCTGGCGGCGTTCGGCCCGTCGGGCTATGCGGACGACTACAGCAAGAACGCCTTCGACCAGCTGTTCACCCGGGTGGCCGAGTTCGCCCGGAACCAGGGCCTGAACGGCCAGGACGTGCTGGTCAGCGGCCACAGCCTGGGCGGCCTGGGGGTCAACAGCCTGGCGCAGTTGAGCGGCGAGCACTGGGGCGGCTTCTACGCCGACGCGCAGTATGTGGCGTTCGCCTCGCCGACCCAGAGCGCCGCGGACAAGGTGCTGAACATCGGCTACGAAAACGATCCGGTGTTCAGGGTGCTCGACGGCACCACCTTCAACGCGTCGTCCCTGGGGGCTCACGACAAGCCCCAGGCCTCGGCGACCAACAACATCGTCAACTTCAGCGACCATTACGCCTCGACCCTGGAGAACCTGCTGCCGCAGAGCATCCTCAACCCGCTGTCGTGGAGCGCGCACAGTTCCGCGGGCTACGCCGACGGGCTGAACCGGGTGGTCGACTCGGCCTTCTACGACCTGACGAGCCGGGACTCGACCCTGATCGTCTCGACCTTGTCCGAGGGCAACCGTGGCTCGACCTGGGTCGAAGACCTCAATCGCAATGCCGAACCGCACAAGGGCAGCACCTTCATCTTCGGCACCGATGGCAACGACCTGCTCAAGGGCGGGCGCGGCAACGATTTCATCGAGGGCCGCGACGGCAACGACACCTTCCGCGACGATGGTGGCTACAACATCCTGCTCGGCGGCAAGGGGCATAACGTCTTCGATCTGCAGCAGTCGCTGAGTAAATTCAGCGTGGTCAACGATGGCGATGGCAGCCTGTATGTGCGCGATGCCTATGGCGGCATCAGCATGACCCGCGACATCGGGGCGATCACCAGCAAGGAGCCGGGCTTCCTCTGGGGCCTGTTCAGCAAGGAAGTGACCCACAGCGTCACCGACCAGGGCCTGCTGGCCGGCAACCAGCTGACCCCCTACAACCATTCGCTCAATGGCGACGCCTACGGCAATGCGCTGGCGGCCAGCGTCGACGGCGACTGGCTGTTCGGGCACGGCGGCGACGATGTGCTGCGCAGCGACAAGAGCGACGTGACCTTCGTCGGTGGCGCCGGCAACGACGTCATGTATTCCAGCGGCGGGGGTGCCAATACCTTCCTGTTCAGCGGGGCGTTCGGTTTCGATGCCATCCATGGCTACCAGGGCAGCGACAAGCTGGTGTTCATGGGCGTGGCGGGCGCGGGGCAGGGCTACGACTACACCCAGCACCTGACCCAGAGCGGCCAGGACACCCTGCTCAGCGTCGGCGACTACGCCGTCACGCTGGTCGGGGTCGCGCCGGACAGCCTGTCGGCAGGGGGGATCGTCTTTGCCTAG
- a CDS encoding polyurethanase, with protein MGVYDYKNLGTEDSKALFSDAMAITLYSYHNLDNGFAAGYQQYGFGLGLPATLVTALIGSGDSQGVIPGVPWNPDSEKAALAAVQKAGWTPISASQLGYDGKTDFRGTFYGEKAGYTTAQAEILGKYDDQGHLTSIGIAFRGTSGPRESLIGDSIGDLINDLQAAFGPKDYAKNYAGEAFGSLLADVAAFARANGLTGQDVLVSGHSLGGLAVNSLADLSGDRWSGFYQDANYIAYASPTQSAGDKVLNIGYEQDPVFRALDGSAFNLASLGVHDTAQASATNNIVSFNDYYASDAWNLLPFSILNIPTWVSHLPTAYGDGLTRILESKFYDLTSKDSTIIVANLSDPARANTWVQDLNRNAETHKGSTFIIGSDSADLIQGGSGNDYLEGRAGNDTFRDAGGYNILLGGSGNNTLDLQQSVKNFSFANDGAGTLYVRDANGGISLTRDIGAIASKEPGFLWGLFKNDVTHSVTDKGLQAGSSLTQYASSVKGDAAANTLTAHAGGDWLFGLDGDDHLIGGRGNDVLVGGAGNDLLEGGGGNNTFLFSGEFGQDRVLGYQSSDKLVFLGVAGITPNDDFRAHASTVGNDTLLSFGDDSVTLVGVSLDHLNGANIVLA; from the coding sequence ATGGGTGTGTATGACTACAAGAACCTCGGCACAGAAGATTCCAAGGCACTGTTTTCCGATGCCATGGCGATCACGCTGTATTCCTACCACAACCTCGACAACGGCTTTGCCGCCGGTTACCAGCAGTACGGCTTCGGCCTTGGCTTGCCGGCGACCCTGGTGACGGCGCTGATCGGCAGCGGCGATTCGCAAGGGGTGATTCCCGGCGTGCCCTGGAACCCCGATTCGGAAAAGGCCGCGCTGGCCGCGGTGCAGAAGGCCGGCTGGACGCCGATCAGCGCCTCGCAGCTGGGCTACGACGGCAAGACCGACTTCAGGGGCACCTTCTACGGGGAAAAGGCCGGCTACACCACGGCCCAGGCGGAAATCCTCGGCAAGTACGACGACCAGGGCCACCTGACGTCCATCGGCATCGCCTTTCGCGGCACCAGCGGCCCCCGCGAATCGCTGATCGGCGATTCCATCGGCGACCTGATCAACGACTTGCAGGCGGCATTCGGGCCCAAGGACTACGCGAAGAACTACGCCGGCGAAGCCTTCGGCTCGCTGCTCGCCGACGTCGCCGCCTTCGCCCGGGCCAATGGCCTGACGGGCCAGGACGTGCTGGTCAGCGGCCACAGCCTCGGCGGCCTGGCGGTCAACAGCCTGGCGGACCTGAGCGGCGATCGCTGGTCGGGCTTCTACCAGGACGCCAACTACATCGCCTATGCGTCGCCGACCCAGAGCGCGGGGGACAAGGTGCTGAACATCGGCTACGAGCAGGACCCGGTGTTCCGTGCCCTCGACGGCTCGGCGTTCAACCTGGCATCGCTGGGCGTGCATGACACGGCGCAGGCGTCGGCGACCAACAACATCGTCAGCTTCAACGACTACTACGCCTCGGATGCCTGGAACCTGCTGCCGTTCTCCATCCTCAACATCCCGACCTGGGTCAGCCACTTGCCCACCGCCTATGGCGACGGCCTGACGCGGATCCTCGAATCGAAGTTCTACGACCTGACGAGCAAGGACTCGACCATCATCGTCGCCAACCTGTCGGACCCGGCGCGGGCCAACACCTGGGTCCAGGACCTGAACCGCAATGCCGAGACCCACAAGGGCAGCACCTTCATCATCGGCAGCGACAGCGCCGACCTGATCCAGGGCGGCTCGGGCAACGACTACCTGGAAGGCCGCGCCGGCAACGACACCTTCCGCGATGCCGGTGGCTACAACATCCTGCTGGGCGGCTCGGGCAACAACACCCTGGACCTGCAGCAGTCGGTGAAGAATTTCAGCTTCGCCAACGACGGCGCCGGCACCCTGTACGTGCGCGATGCCAACGGCGGGATCAGCCTCACCCGCGATATCGGCGCGATCGCCAGCAAGGAACCGGGTTTCCTCTGGGGCCTGTTCAAGAACGACGTGACCCACAGCGTGACCGACAAGGGCCTGCAGGCGGGGAGCAGCCTGACCCAGTACGCCTCGTCGGTGAAGGGCGACGCCGCGGCCAACACCCTGACCGCCCACGCCGGTGGCGACTGGCTGTTCGGCCTGGACGGCGACGATCACCTGATCGGCGGCCGCGGCAACGATGTGCTGGTCGGCGGTGCGGGCAACGACCTGCTGGAAGGGGGCGGTGGCAACAACACCTTCCTGTTCAGCGGCGAGTTCGGCCAGGACCGCGTGCTGGGCTACCAGAGCAGCGACAAACTGGTGTTCCTCGGCGTCGCGGGCATTACCCCCAACGACGATTTCCGCGCCCATGCCAGCACCGTGGGCAACGATACGCTGCTGAGCTTCGGTGACGACTCGGTGACCCTGGTGGGCGTGAGCCTGGATCACCTCAACGGCGCCAATATCGTCCTCGCCTGA